A part of Periophthalmus magnuspinnatus isolate fPerMag1 chromosome 19, fPerMag1.2.pri, whole genome shotgun sequence genomic DNA contains:
- the LOC117387105 gene encoding potassium voltage-gated channel subfamily A member 7-like: protein MPTVMESSDEERGGGRKDCDGEKDKQLKEQLNCEEKGVIELQENDKERRKDGRRSGTLWRSGWALSERLAINVSGMRYETQLRTLAQFPDSMLGDPRRRSRYFDPLRNELFLDRNRACFDAILYFYQSGGRLRRPTNIPLDIFMDELLFYELGEDVIDRFKEDEGFPKEEERPLPSNEIQRRLWMLFEHPESSSGARIIAIISVMVIVVSILIFCLETLPEFRLDKEAREEYLYKYHSLPKNVSENMPLPQSVFQDPFFLVETMCICWFSFELLMRFACCPSKTYFFKDVMNIIDFSAILPYFVTLGTEMAKDNDATPATSLAIIRVIRLVRVFRIFKLSRHSKGLQILGQTLRASMRELGLLIFFLFIGVILFSSAIYFAEADHKNTAFISIPHAFWWAVVTMTTVGYGDMCPETVWGKLVGSMCAIAGVLTISLPVPVIVSNFSYFYHRETECEDQTEYNHVKTSLWEDEEEEEEEEKKEEEVQDPEAEYYAIEGRYTPLNRTLLDGPCPAHTMDYKEGNACMREPLVTQV, encoded by the exons ATGCCAACGGTGATGGAAAGCAGTGacgaggaaagaggagggggaagaaagGACTGTgatggagagaaagacaaacaGCTGAAAGAGCAGCTCAACTGTGAAGAAAAGGGAGTAATTGAGCTCCAAGAAAAtgacaaagagagaagaaaggatgGCAGGAGATCTGGAACATTGTGGAGGAGCGGGTGGGCACTAAGTGAAAGACTTGCAATCAATGTCTCAGGGATGCGCTATGAGACTCAGCTTCGTACATTAGCCCAATTCCCTGACTCTATGCTCGGTGATCCTAGGCGAAGGTCACGATATTTTGACCCTCTGCGGAATGAACTCTTCTTGGATCGAAATCGGGCCTGCTTTGATGCtattctgtacttttaccaGTCTGGTGGCAGGCTTCGAAGGCCCACCAATATACCTCTGGATATCTTCATGGATGAGCTACTGTTTTATGAGCTGGGGGAGGATGTCATAGACAGGTTCAAAGAAGATGAAGGTTTTccaaaagaagaggagagaccacTGCCAAGCAATGAAATCCAGAGGAGACTGTGGATGCTGTTTGAGCATCCAGAGTCGTCATCGGGAGCACGCATCATAGCCATTATCAGTGTGATGGTTATTGTGGTGTCTATCCTCATCTTCTGCCTGGAGACCCTCCCCGAGTTCAGATTGGACAAAGAAGCACGAGAG GAATATCTGTACAAGTATCACTCCCTTCCCAAGAACGTCTCAGAGAATATGCCATTGCCACAGAGTGTCTTCCAGGATCCCTTTTTTTTAGTGGAGACAATGTGTATATGTTGGTTCTCCTTTGAGCTCTTAATGCGATTTGCTTGCTGTCCTAGTAAGACATACTTCTTCAAGGATGTCATGAATATTATAGATTTCAGTGCCATCCTGCCATACTTTGTAACTCTGGGCACCGAGATGGCCAAGGACAACGATGCTACTCCGGCCACTTCTTTGGCCATCATAAGGGTCATCCGGCTGGTGCGAGTCTTCAGGATCTTCAAGCTGTCACGTCACTCCAAAGGTCTGCAGATTCTGGGTCAAACGCTTCGAGCAAGCATGCGTGAATTAGGTCTCCTCATATTCTTCCTCTTTATTGGAGTCATCCTCTTTTCCAGTGCCATATACTTTGCTGAAGCTGaccacaaaaacacagcttTTATCAGCATACCACATGCTTTCTGGTGGGCTGTGGTTACCATGACCACAGTGGGATATGGTGACATGTGTCCGGAGACCGTTTGGGGAAAACTAGTGGGCTCTATGTGTGCCATTGCCGGTGTGCTGACCATTTCACTGCCTGTGCCTGTCATAGTGTCCAACTTCAGTTATTTCTACCACCGTGAGACTGAGTGTGAAGATCAAACAGAGTACAATCATGTCAAGACATCACTGTgggaagatgaagaagaggaggaagaagaggaaaaaaaggaggaagaggttCAGGATCCAGAGGCAGAGTACTATGCCATTGAGGGCAGATACACCCCTCTAAACAGAACTCTGCTGGACGGACCATGTCCAGCTCATACTATGGACTATAAAGAAGGGAACGCATGTATGAGAGAACCACTGGTAACTCAAGTGTAA